The Watersipora subatra chromosome 1, tzWatSuba1.1, whole genome shotgun sequence genome has a window encoding:
- the LOC137385940 gene encoding FACT complex subunit SPT16-like has protein sequence MAELKLDKERFLKRLEVLTSTWKKSDLFGVDALAMAVGKDDNVVYSKSTALQTWLFGYELPDTLMVLTDHSAYFLASKKKIEFLQKVEGSQNGTTIHLMVRDKKDDDKTNFSKLIQAMKSSKSGSTIGEVSKDKFGGDFCEAWRKVVSSNPFTKKDISAGLAYVMAPKDESEVQIIKKACQATCDLYNKYLKIQIIDAIDSEKKIRHSKLSDGVEEAVQSKKYVSGVDISQLEMCYPAIIQSGGNYSLKFSVESDKNTLHFGVITCSLGARYKQYCTNIVRTVMVDPSQEQQDNYEFLLSVHEEILAKLKHGVKLKDVYNSVLQFVKSKRPELVDKITKNFGFAMGIEFRESAFLITGKTEAVARKGMLFNICVGFADLKNSSASDKVARTYALFIGDTALVKEDEPATILTLLKKRVKHVSVFLKDESDEEDESEKEEQSEQILGRGARNAVLEQRTRADTGNEEKRAQHQKELAQRINKEAKIRLQGKSLGIDDKKMRKSTVAYKNYGQLPKEPELKEMKIYVDRKYETVVLPVFGTPTPFHISTVKNISQSVEGDYTYLRINFFHPGSSLGAKESGQYQNPNATFLKEMSFRSSNSKEPGELSAPSSNLNTALRIIKEVQKKYKTREAEEKELEGLVKQDALQISNNRSNPKLKDLYIRPNIVSKRITGTLEAHSNGFRFTSVRGDKVDILYNNIKHAFYQPCDGEMIILLHFNLKHAIVFGKKKHSDVQFYTEVGEITTDLGKNNYMHDRDDMMAEQAEREMRQKLKSAFKGFCEKVDSLTKSAIEFDTPYRELGFNGVAFKSTVLLQPTSNALVNLTEWPVMVITLDEVELIHFERVQFHLRNFDTVFVFKDYNKKVAMINSIPMNSLDSIKDWINSCDIHYTEGIQSLNWVKIMKTIVDDPTGFFESGGWTFLEPESDAEQDDDDEDEDENFDPSDSGSGEESSGSEDEEESDWDEEDDDDSDEELDSEEESGKDWSDLEEEARKADAEDRYVDDEDDHRGKKRKHSSPSKSKSKKSKRR, from the exons ACCTGGCTGTTTGGATATGAACTCCCTGACACATTGATGGTGCTTACTGACCACTCCGCATATTTTCTCGCCAGTAAGAAGAAGATAGAGTTTTTACAGAAGGTTGAGGGCAGTCAGAATGGCACTACCATCCATCTGATGGTCAGGGATAAG AAAGATGATGACAAGACAAATTTTTCGAAGCTCATCCAGGCAATGAAGTCTAGTAAGTCAGGCTCAACGATTGGTGAAGTGAGCAAAGACAAGTTTGGAGGGGATTTCTGTGAGGCTTGGCGCAAAGTCGTATCTAGCAACCCCTTTACCAAA AAAGATATCAGTGCTGGACTGGCTTACGTGATGGCACCAAAGGACGAAAGCGAAGTGCAGATAATCAAGAAGGCGTGTCAGGCGACGTGCGATCTCTATAACAAGTATCTTAAAATCCAAATCATAGATGCGATTGACTCGGAGAAG aaaattCGGCATAGCAAGCTCTCAGATGGCGTGGAAGAAGCTGTGCAGAGCAAAAAATATGTTAGCGGTGTGGATATCAGCCAGCTCGAGATGTGCTACCCTGCTATCATACAGAGTGGAGGCAACTACAGCCTCAAGTTTTCTGTTGAAAG CGACAAAAATACCCTACATTTTGGAGTAATCACATGCTCGTTGGGGGCCAGATATAAACAGTATTGCACGAACATAGTGCGTACAGTCATGGTTGACCCTTCCCAGGAACAGCAGGACAACTATGAGTTCCTATTGAGTGTTCATGAGGAGATCCTCGCCAAACTCAAGCACG GTGTGAAATTAAAAGATGTGTACAATTCTGTACTCCAGTTTGTTAAGTCCAAGAGACCGGAACTCGTCGATAAGATCACCAAAAACTTTGG GTTCGCTATGGGCATTGAGTTTAGAGAAAGTGCCTTCCTGATCACAGGAAAAACGGAGGCTGTTGCTAGGAAAGGCATGCTGTTTAATATCTGCGTCGGTTTCGCCGACTTGAAAAATAGCTCGGCAAGTGACAAAGTAGCAAGAACCTACGCTCTCTTCATCGGCGACACTGCTCTGGTCAAGGAGGATGAGCCGGCTACCATCTTAACACTGCTTAAAAAACGAGTCAAACACGTCTCTGTCTTCCTCAAG GATGAGTCTGATGAGGAAGATGAATCTGAAAAGGAGGAGCAATCAGAGCAGATACTGGGGCGGGGTGCAAGGAATGCTGTCCTGGAACAGAGAACGCGTGCAGACACGGGCAATGAGGAGAAGCGAGCGCAGCATCAGAAGGAGCTAGCTCAGCGAATTAACAAGGAAGCAAAGATACGGCTGCAGGGCAAGTCGCTCGGTATTGATGACAAAAA AATGAGGAAGTCTACTGTGGCCTACAAGAACTATGGACAACTTCCTAAGGAACCTGAGCTAAAAGAAATGAAAATATATGTTG ATCGGAAGTATGAGACGGTTGTGCTTCCTGTATTCGGCACCCCAACCCCATTCCACATATCGACTGTGAAGAACATCTCTCAGTCAGTCGAAGGAGACTACACATATCTCAGAATCAACTTTTTCCATCCTGGCTCTTCACTCGGTGCCAAGGAGTCAGGACAGTACCAGAACCCCAACGCTACTTTCCTCAAAGAGAT GTCTTTCCGAAGTTCCAACAGCAAGGAACCTGGGGAGCTCTCCGCACCCTCGTCTAACCTCAACACAGCATTGCGTATCATCAAGGAAGTACAGAAGAAGTACAAGACTCGTGAAGCCGAGGAGAAAGAACTTGAG GGATTAGTGAAACAAGACGCTCTGCAGATTAGCAACAATAGAAGCAACCCCAAGCTGAAGGACTTGTACATCAGGCCAAACATTGTATCCAAGCGTATAACAGGCACCCTCGAGGCCCACAGCAATGGTTTCAG GTTCACTTCTGTGCGTGGTGATAAGGTAGACATTCTATATAATAACATTAAGCATGCATTTTACCAGCCTTGTGATGGAGAGATGATCATCCTTCTGCATTTTAACCTCAAG CATGCCATAGTGTTTGGTAAGAAGAAACACAGCGATGTACAATTCTACACAGAAGTAGGAGAGATAACTACAGATCTTGGCAAAAATAACTACATGCATGACAGAGATGATATGATGGCTGAGCAG GCTGAGCGGGAGATGAGGCAGAAGCTCAAGTCAGCCTTCAAGGGATTCTGCGAGAAGGTCGACTCATTGACCAAGTCGGCCATAGAGTTTGACACCCCATATAGAGAGCTCGGTTTTAATGGTGTTGCCTTTAAAAGTACTGTTTTGCTACAGCCAACTAGCAATGCACTTGTCAACCTCACTGAATGG CCGGTCATGGTGATAACACTGGATGAAGTGGAACTCATACATTTTGAGAGAGTCCAGTTTCATCTTCGTAACTTTGACACGGTGTTTGTCTTCAAAGACTACAACAAGAAGGTGGCCATGATTAACTCTATACCCATGAACTCCCTCGACTCTATCAAGGACTGGATCAA CTCTTGCGATATCCACTATACCGAGGGAATACAGAGTCTCAACTGGGTGAAGATTATGAAAACGATTGTCGATGATCCCACAGGATTCTTTGAGTCCGGAGGATGGACCTTTCTTGAACCGGAGTCAGAT GCTGAACAAGACGATGATGATGAGGATGAAGATGAAAACTTCGACCCTTCAGATTCTGGCAGTGGTGAGGAGTCATCGGGCTCAGAGGATGAGGAGGAAAGTGACTGGGATGAAGAGGATGACGATGACTCCG ATGAAGAGCTCGACTCCGAGGAGGAAAGTGGAAAAGATTGGAGTGATCTCGAGGAAGAGGCCAGAAAAG CTGACGCTGAAGATAGATATGTGGACGATGAAGACGATCACAGAGGCAAGAAGAGAAAACACTCAAGTCCATCTAAATCCAAATCTAAAAAGTCGAAGCGTCGTTAG